A portion of the Pseudopipra pipra isolate bDixPip1 chromosome 1, bDixPip1.hap1, whole genome shotgun sequence genome contains these proteins:
- the FOXF2 gene encoding forkhead box protein F2, with protein MTTESGQQRLEPPVPLRSCSPAPGALQMSRPPSSALETSTSSSSTSTSSSSSSAAAASSKSKKASSGLRRPEKPPYSYIALIVMAIQSSPSKRLTLSEIYQFLQARFPFFRGSYQGWKNSVRHNLSLNECFIKLPKGLGRPGKGHYWTIDPASEFMFEEGSFRRRPRGFRRKCQALKPMYRMMNGLGFGASILPQGFDFQAPPASLACHSNGYNLDMMPNAMASGYEGLSGGHHVPHMSPNPGSTYMASCPVTANGDYGPDSSSSPVPSSPAMASAIECHSPYTSPSAHWTASGASPYIKQQGLPAANAASSGIHSSVPSYSLEQGYLHQSPRDDLSVGLPRYQHHPSPVCDRKDFVLNFNGISSFHPSASGSYYHHHHHQSVCQDIKPCVM; from the exons ATGACCACCGAGAGCGGGCAGCAGCGGCTGGAGCCCCCCGTCCCTCTCCGCTCCTGCAGCCCGGCTCCCGGAGCTCTCCAGATGAGCCGGCCGCCCTCCTCCGCCCTGGAGACCtccacctcctcttcctccacctccacctcctcctcctcctcctcggcgGCGGCGGCGTCCTCCAAGAGCAAGAAGGCCAGCTCAGGGCTGCGGCGGCCCGAAAAGCCCCCCTACTCCTACATCGCCCTCATCGTCATGGCCATCCAGAGCTCACCCTCCAAGCGCCTGACTCTCAGCGAGATCTACCAGTTCCTGCAGGCCCGCTTCCCCTTCTTCCGCGGCTCCTACCAGGGCTGGAAGAATTCCGTGCGCCACAACCTCTCCCTCAACGAGTGCTTCATCAAGCTGCCCAAGGGCCTTGGCCGCCCGGGCAAGGGCCACTACTGGACCATCGACCCGGCCAGCGAGTTCATGTTTGAGGAGGGCTCCTTCCGACGGCGGCCTCGCGGCTTCAGGAGGAAATGCCAGGCGCTGAAGCCCATGTACCGCATGATGAACGGGCTGGGCTTCGGCGCCTCCATCCTCCCACAGGGCTTCGACTTCCAGGCGCCCCCCGCCTCCCTCGCCTGCCACTCCAACGGCTACAACCTCGACATGATGCCCAACGCCATGGCCAGTGGCTACGAGGGACTCAGTGGCGGCCACCACGTCCCGCACATGTCTCCCAACCCCGGCTCGACCTACATGGCCAGCTGCCCGGTGACTGCCAACGGGGACTACGgccctgacagcagcagcagccccgtGCCCTCCTCGCCGGCCATGGCGAGCGCCATCGAGTGCCACTCTCCCTACACGAGCCCTTCGGCTCACTGGACAGCCTCGGGGGCCTCGCCCTACATAAAGCAGCAGGGCCTCCCCGCCGCCAACGCCGCTTCCTCCGGCATCCACTCCAGCGTGCCCTCCTACTCCCTGGAGCAGGGATACCTGCACCAGAGCCCCCGCGACGACCTCTCAG TGGGACTGCCTCGCTACCAGCAtcatccctccccagtgtgTGACAGGAAAGATTTTGTCCTCAATTTTAAtggcatttcttcttttcaccCATCCGCTAGTGGATCTTACTACCACCATCACCACCATCAAAGCGTCTGTCAAGACATCAAGCCCTGCGTGATGTGA